GCCAGGGGGCCGGAGCGGATCGCTCCGGCCCTCTTGTCCATCCCGGCCGATCACGGACGGGTGATCCTTCCGCGGAGGCGTAAGGCGACCTCCGGCGCAGCACTACACTGCTGCACTACATACGCGTTCAGGCCCACAGCGTCGTGCGTCTTCCACGCGGCTAGCCCCTCCTCCGCCTGCGGCCGTCGGGACGGCCGTCCGCACGCATTGGACTTGTGAGGACTCACGTGAGCTCGAAACCTGTCGTACTCATCGCTGAAGAGCTGTCGCCCGCGACTGTGGACGCGCTTGGCCCGGACTTCGAGATCCGGCACTGCAACGGAGCGGATCGAGCCGAACTGCTCCCGGCCATCGCCGACGTCGACGCGATCCTGATCCGCTCGGCGACCAAGGTCGACGCCGAGGCGATCGCCGCCGCGAAGAAGCTGAAGGTCGTCGCACGAGCCGGCGTCGGCCTGGACAACGTCGACGTCTCCTCCGCCACCAAGGCGGGCGTGATGGTCGTCAACGCCCCCACCTCCAACATCGTGACCGCGGCCGAGCTGGCCTGCGGTCTGCTGCTGGCCACCGCCCGTCACATTCCGCAGGCCAACGCCGCGCTGAAGAACGGCGAGTGGAAGCGCAGCAAGTACACGGGCGTGGAGCTGGCCGAGAAGACCCTCGGCGTCGTGGGCCTCGGGCGCATCGGCGCGCTCGTCGCCCAGCGCATGTCCGGCTTCGGCATGAAGGTCGTCGCCTACGACCCCTACGTGCAGCCCGCGCGCGCCGCGCAGATGGGCGTCAAGGTGCTGACGCTGGACGAGCTGCTCGAGGTCTCCGACTTCATCACCGTCCACCTGCCCAAGACCCCCGAGACGGTCGGTCTGATCGGCGACGAGGCGCTGCGCAAGGTCAAGCCCAGCGTGCGCATCGTCAACGCCGCGCGCGGCGGGATCGTCGACGAGGAGGCGCTGTACTCGGCGCTGAAGGAGGGCCGGGTCGCCGGCGCCGGCCTCGACGTGTACGCGAAGGAGCCCTGCACGGACTCCCCGCTGTTCGAGTTCGACCAGGTCGTGGCCACCCCGCACCTCGGCGCGTCCACCGACGAGGCGCAGGAGAAGGCCGGCATCGCCGTCGCCCGCTCGGTGCGCCTCGCCCTCGCCGGCGAGCTCGTGCCCGACGCGGTGAACGTCCAGGGCGGCGTCATCGCCCAGGACGTCAAGCCCGGACTGCCCCTCGCCGAGCGCCTCGGCCGCATCTTCACCGCCCTCGCGGGCGAGGTCGCGGTCCGCCTCGACGTCGAGGTGTACGGCGAGATCACCCAGCACGATGTGAAGGTGCTGGAGCTCAGCGCGCTCAAGGGTGTGTTCGAGGACGTCGTCGACGAGACCGTGTCCTACGTCAACGCGCCGCTGTTCGCGCAGGAGCGCGGGGTCGAGGTCCGCCTGACCACCAGCTCCGAGTCCGCCGACCACCGCAACGTGGTCACCGTGCGCGGCACGCTCTCGGACGGCGAGGAGGTGTCGGTCTCCGGCACGCTGGCCGGCCCGAAGCACCTCCAGAAGATCGTCGCGGTCGGCGAGTACGACGTCGACCTCGCCCTCGCCGACCACATGGTCGTCCTCAAGTACGAGGACCGTCCCGGTGTCGTCGGCACGGTCGGTCGTATCTTCGGCGAGGCGGGCATCAACATCGCCGGCATGCAGGTCGCTCGTGCGGCGGCGGGCGGGGAGGCGTTGGCCGTGCTGACCGTGGACGACTCGGTTCCGGCTGCGGTGCTGGGGGAGGTCGCGGCGGAGATCGGCGCGACGTCCGCCCGTGCGGTGAACTTGGTCTGACCGCTCGTTTCCGGTGACCGTCGGTCGAGGTCGCCGTCCCTGGGGGCTGCCGCCCCCAGGCCCCCGCTGTCGGCCCCCAAGGGCCTCGTCCTCAAACGCAGGACGGGCTGTTGTGCCGACCTGGGCCACAAAGGCGCCGGACGTGCTGAGGTTTCTCAGTTCGTCCGGCGTTCTGCGTTGCGCAGCGTCGCCGTCGCCGCCACGGCCGCCCCCGCCAGCAGCACCGCCCCCGCGATCGCCGCGCCGTGCATCCCGTGGGTGAAGGCCTCCCGTGCCGCCGTCGCCAGGGCGTCTCCCGTGCGCCCGGGGAGTCGGCCGGCGGCGGCCAGTGCGCCGCCGAGGGTCTCCCGGGCCGGCGCCGGGGCCGAGGCCGGGATGTCGTGGCGGTAGATCGCCGTGCCGATGGAGCCGAGGGTCGCCATGCCCAGCGCGCCGCCGAACTCCGCGCCGGTCTCCAGCAGGGAGGACGCCGAGCCGGCGCGTTCGACCGGGGCCGTGCTCATCGCGAGGTCGGTCATCTGGGAGATCACCATGACGATCCCGGAGGCGAGGACCCCGGCGGCGGTCAGCGCGAGCCACAGCGAGTCGGCGCCGACGAGGGCCAGCAGGGCATAGCCGGCCGAGGCGGTCGCGAAGCCCGCCGCGACGACGTGGGCCCGGTCGACGCCCTTCTGGACCAGGACGGTGGCCAGCGGGGCCGCCGCGCCGATCGGCACCGAGGGCAGCAGCGCCCACAGGGCCGCTTCCAGCGCGCTCTTGCCGAGCACCGACTGCAGGTACTGCGTGGTGAAGAACGCCGAGCCCAGCATCGCGAACGACGAGACGAGGTTCAGGACGACCGCGGGGGCGAAGCCGCGGCCGCGGAACAGGTCCGGGGAGATCATCGGCGAGGCCGCCGTGCGCTGACGGTGGACGAAGAGGGCCCCGAAGAACAGACCGACGACGATCGAGACGACGTACTCCGTGTGCCAGCCGTCGGAGGGGATCTCCTTGAGGCCGTAGACGACGGGGAGGACGGCGGCCATCGACAGGGGGACGCTCGGCCAGTCGAAGCGGCCGGGCTTCGGGTCCCTGGACTCGGGGAGCAGGATCGGGCCGAGGACGAGGAGCAGCGCCATCGCGGGCAGGTTGACCAGGAAGATCGAGCCCCACCAGAAGTACTGGACGAGCACCCCGCTCATCACCGAGCCGAGTGCGATGCCGGCCGTCATCACGCCGGACCACAGGCCGATCGCCTTCGCGCGCTGGCCGGGGTCGGTGAACATGGTGCGGATCAGGGCCATCGTCGAGGGCATCAGGGTCGCGCCGCCGATGCCGAGGACCGCGCGGGCCGCGATGAGGGTCTCGGCGCTGTCGGCGTAGGCGGCGATCAGCGATGCGGCGCCGAAGGCCGCGGCGCCGATGAGCAGCAGCCTGCGGCGGCCGATGCGGTCGCCGAGCGAGCCCATCGTCATCAGCAGGCCCGCCAGCACGAACGCGTAGACGTCGAAGATCCACAGCTGCTGGGTGCCGCTGGGATCCAGGTCCGCGCTGATCGCCGGGATGGCGAAGTAGAGGACGGAGACGTCCATCGAGACCAGCAGCAGCGGAAGCATCAGGACGCCGAGGGCGGTCCATTCGCGGCGGCCGGCGCGGGCGGCCGGGGTGGTGGCGGTGCTTGTCGGGTTCGTCATGGCAGTGACTGTACGAGCGTATTAAACGGTTGTCTAGAACGAATGTATAAGTCGCCCGTGTAAGTCATCTGTATAAGTCATCTGTATGGGACGGTTGTATGGATCGGCGGTAGGGTGAGGGTCATGGGACACCGTGAGGATCTGCTCGAGGGCGCGAAGCGCTGCCTGCTGGAGAAGGGGTTCCTGCGCACGACCGCGCGGGACGTCGTCAAGGAGTCGGGGACGAACCTGGCGTCCATCGGCTACCACTACGGCTCGAAGGACGCCCTGCTGGTGCAGGCCTACGTCTCGCTGATCGAGGCCGCCGGCGACGACTTCGACCCCGGCCGGGACGCGGGCGGCGAGGCGACGGCGCCCGCCGGATCGCTGGCGCGCTTCCAGGAGGTGTGGGCCAGCGTCATCGGCTCGCTGCCCGAGTCGCGGGCGATCTGGCTGCTGAGCTTCGAGATCATCCTCCAGGGCGACCGGCTCCCCGAGGTGCGCAAACTTCTCGCCGAGGCGCAGGAGCAGGGCCGCTCGGGGATCGTGCCCCTGTTCAACGGCGTCCCGGAGGCGGAGCTCGACCAGGAGACCGTCGACACCGAGGGGCGCTTCTACCAGACCCTGCTCAACGGGCTCATGGTCCAGTGGCTCTTCGACCAGGGCTCCGCGACCAGCGCCGAGCAGCTCACCGAGGGCCTTCGGCGGGTGATCGCGGGGGCCGAGGGGGTCAAGGGCGTCGAGGGGGCTGACGGGGCTGACGGGGCTGAGGGGAGCTGATCCGCCCGTCCC
This window of the Streptomyces sp. NBC_01275 genome carries:
- the serA gene encoding phosphoglycerate dehydrogenase, giving the protein MSSKPVVLIAEELSPATVDALGPDFEIRHCNGADRAELLPAIADVDAILIRSATKVDAEAIAAAKKLKVVARAGVGLDNVDVSSATKAGVMVVNAPTSNIVTAAELACGLLLATARHIPQANAALKNGEWKRSKYTGVELAEKTLGVVGLGRIGALVAQRMSGFGMKVVAYDPYVQPARAAQMGVKVLTLDELLEVSDFITVHLPKTPETVGLIGDEALRKVKPSVRIVNAARGGIVDEEALYSALKEGRVAGAGLDVYAKEPCTDSPLFEFDQVVATPHLGASTDEAQEKAGIAVARSVRLALAGELVPDAVNVQGGVIAQDVKPGLPLAERLGRIFTALAGEVAVRLDVEVYGEITQHDVKVLELSALKGVFEDVVDETVSYVNAPLFAQERGVEVRLTTSSESADHRNVVTVRGTLSDGEEVSVSGTLAGPKHLQKIVAVGEYDVDLALADHMVVLKYEDRPGVVGTVGRIFGEAGINIAGMQVARAAAGGEALAVLTVDDSVPAAVLGEVAAEIGATSARAVNLV
- a CDS encoding MFS transporter, encoding MTNPTSTATTPAARAGRREWTALGVLMLPLLLVSMDVSVLYFAIPAISADLDPSGTQQLWIFDVYAFVLAGLLMTMGSLGDRIGRRRLLLIGAAAFGAASLIAAYADSAETLIAARAVLGIGGATLMPSTMALIRTMFTDPGQRAKAIGLWSGVMTAGIALGSVMSGVLVQYFWWGSIFLVNLPAMALLLVLGPILLPESRDPKPGRFDWPSVPLSMAAVLPVVYGLKEIPSDGWHTEYVVSIVVGLFFGALFVHRQRTAASPMISPDLFRGRGFAPAVVLNLVSSFAMLGSAFFTTQYLQSVLGKSALEAALWALLPSVPIGAAAPLATVLVQKGVDRAHVVAAGFATASAGYALLALVGADSLWLALTAAGVLASGIVMVISQMTDLAMSTAPVERAGSASSLLETGAEFGGALGMATLGSIGTAIYRHDIPASAPAPARETLGGALAAAGRLPGRTGDALATAAREAFTHGMHGAAIAGAVLLAGAAVAATATLRNAERRTN
- a CDS encoding TetR/AcrR family transcriptional regulator, with protein sequence MGHREDLLEGAKRCLLEKGFLRTTARDVVKESGTNLASIGYHYGSKDALLVQAYVSLIEAAGDDFDPGRDAGGEATAPAGSLARFQEVWASVIGSLPESRAIWLLSFEIILQGDRLPEVRKLLAEAQEQGRSGIVPLFNGVPEAELDQETVDTEGRFYQTLLNGLMVQWLFDQGSATSAEQLTEGLRRVIAGAEGVKGVEGADGADGAEGS